Proteins encoded within one genomic window of Sulfurovum sp. XGS-02:
- a CDS encoding 4-hydroxy-3-methylbut-2-enyl diphosphate reductase codes for MKIQLASSYGFCFGVKRAIEIAEEHRGSVTYGPLIHNKDEINRLKEGFNIGLAERLEDIETDDAVVIRTHGIPKNELAVLKSQDHKVIDATCPYVTTPQNIVQKMSLEGYSIVIFGDKDHPEIKGVVSYAEDPEDAFIVLEPEELESLPLKGKVAVVSQTTKKPEDFAKIVTALMETRKEIRVFNTICNATFENQDAAAELAKDADVMIVIGGKHSSNTKQLHSICERDCKDSYLIENETELEASWFEGKELCGISAGASTPDWIVQNVINKIQEIKKVDEVI; via the coding sequence ATGAAAATACAATTAGCTTCCAGTTACGGATTTTGTTTTGGTGTGAAACGGGCTATCGAGATAGCGGAAGAACACAGAGGGTCTGTGACGTACGGTCCTCTGATCCATAACAAAGATGAGATCAATAGACTTAAAGAGGGTTTCAATATCGGTCTTGCTGAACGTCTTGAAGATATCGAGACGGATGATGCTGTGGTGATCCGTACCCACGGTATCCCTAAAAATGAATTGGCTGTGTTGAAAAGCCAAGACCATAAAGTCATTGATGCAACCTGTCCTTATGTAACAACCCCGCAGAATATCGTACAAAAGATGAGTCTAGAGGGGTATAGCATCGTGATATTCGGTGACAAGGACCATCCGGAGATCAAAGGCGTAGTGAGTTATGCTGAAGATCCGGAAGATGCGTTCATTGTGCTTGAGCCTGAAGAGCTGGAGAGCCTTCCTCTTAAAGGAAAGGTTGCCGTTGTTTCACAAACTACAAAAAAACCCGAAGATTTTGCAAAGATCGTGACAGCCTTGATGGAAACACGTAAAGAGATAAGGGTATTCAATACGATCTGTAATGCAACATTTGAAAACCAGGACGCAGCTGCAGAACTGGCCAAAGATGCTGATGTGATGATCGTCATTGGGGGGAAACACTCTTCCAATACAAAACAGCTGCATAGTATCTGCGAACGTGACTGTAAAGACAGCTACCTCATAGAGAATGAAACAGAGCTCGAAGCCAGCTGGTTTGAAGGTAAAGAGCTTTGCGGTATCTCTGCGGGTGCTTCTACCCCTGACTGGATCGTGCAGAATGTGATCAATAAGATACAGGAGATCAAAAAGGTGGATGAGGTTATATGA
- the aroA gene encoding 3-phosphoshikimate 1-carboxyvinyltransferase: MNTLTLKPISKIEGEVNLPGSKSLSNRALLLAALAEGTTKITNLLESDDTRHMLNALKQLGITYTLSADKTECTVTGNAGAIQSDNLQELFLGNAGTAMRPLCAALCLGRGSYLLTGEPRMKERPIGHLVDALREAGATISYRENEGYPPLLIEANGLLGGDVRIDGAISSQFLTALLLAAPLAKEDMTITIIGELVSKPYIDITLHIMKEFGVEVENDNYQTFKVKGGQSYQAVETFMVEGDASSASYFLAAAAIKGGTVKVTGIGKKSIQGDVQFVDVLEKMGAIVEWGDEYVAVSRGELHPIDMDFNHIPDAAMTIATTALFAEGTTTLRNIYNWRVKETDRLFAMATELRKVGAEVEEGEDYLKITPPKQLKHAAIDTYDDHRMAMCFSLLALDPVSVTINEPECTAKTFPTYFKVLESISS, encoded by the coding sequence ATGAACACATTGACACTCAAACCCATCTCCAAAATAGAGGGAGAGGTTAATCTTCCGGGATCTAAAAGTCTCTCAAACAGGGCTCTGCTACTGGCAGCCTTAGCAGAGGGCACGACTAAGATTACCAATCTTTTGGAGAGTGATGATACAAGACATATGCTCAATGCCCTGAAACAGCTGGGTATCACCTATACTCTCTCAGCAGATAAAACAGAATGTACGGTGACCGGTAATGCAGGGGCGATACAGAGTGATAATCTGCAAGAACTCTTCTTGGGGAATGCTGGTACAGCTATGCGTCCGCTTTGTGCGGCATTGTGTCTTGGTAGAGGCTCTTATCTGCTTACGGGTGAGCCTCGAATGAAAGAGAGGCCCATAGGGCACTTGGTCGATGCGTTAAGAGAAGCAGGTGCAACGATCAGCTACCGGGAAAATGAAGGGTATCCGCCTCTTTTGATAGAAGCCAATGGACTCTTAGGGGGTGATGTGAGGATCGACGGTGCTATCTCAAGTCAGTTCCTAACGGCACTGCTGCTTGCAGCACCTCTTGCAAAAGAGGATATGACCATTACTATTATCGGGGAGCTCGTCTCCAAACCCTATATCGATATCACACTGCATATTATGAAAGAATTCGGTGTAGAAGTTGAGAATGACAATTATCAAACCTTTAAAGTAAAAGGCGGACAAAGCTATCAAGCCGTAGAAACCTTCATGGTAGAGGGAGATGCCTCTTCGGCTTCTTATTTTTTAGCTGCTGCTGCGATCAAAGGCGGTACGGTCAAAGTCACTGGTATCGGGAAAAAGAGTATCCAAGGTGATGTACAGTTTGTCGATGTCCTTGAAAAAATGGGTGCGATCGTAGAGTGGGGTGATGAGTATGTAGCGGTAAGCAGGGGTGAATTGCACCCCATAGATATGGATTTCAACCATATACCTGATGCTGCAATGACCATAGCCACAACAGCACTTTTTGCAGAGGGTACGACAACACTTAGAAATATCTATAACTGGCGTGTCAAAGAGACCGATAGACTCTTTGCAATGGCAACGGAACTTCGCAAGGTGGGAGCAGAGGTAGAAGAGGGTGAAGATTACTTGAAGATCACCCCGCCTAAACAACTTAAACATGCCGCTATAGACACGTATGATGATCATAGAATGGCCATGTGTTTCTCTCTTTTAGCACTCGACCCGGTCTCTGTGACTATCAATGAACCCGAATGTACTGCTAAAACTTTCCCTACTTATTTTAAAGTATTAGAGAGTATTTCTTCTTAA
- a CDS encoding 30S ribosomal protein S1, with product MKFEDIEIEDVDFEAMLEESFKKSESKSDLVTGTVVKIDEKDNISVVDIGGGRDATLSLDELRDEEGNLAFNVGDTIDVVNLGRGRISHKAALSRAALNEFIAEYDEDQEYIIEGVITKTNKGGYVVDCDGLEFFMPRTLSYLSSKVDPTGKKVKAVIVKVDKDKGSVVVSRKELIERDKAKTDEIVAELLEKKEPVVGTIKKITSYGMFVDVGGIDGLVHYSQISHKGPVNPSKYFSEGDQVNVIALDYDKKKRHLSLSIKDANPDPWADIDSIIGVGDTVTATVSNIEPYGVFVDLGEDLEAFLHVSEISWDKNVKHPKDYLELNSEINVEVIEIDKEGRRLRVSLKNLLPKPMDAFTAENKVGDVVTGTVTSITDFGAFVKVGTVEGLLHNQEISWDKSKNAKSELKVGDEVEVKIIKIDRDAGKISLSKKALEDSPVKAFAQTHKNGSIVTGTVKDKKDFGVFISLEDNIDALIRTEDLHPLKFDEIEKGQEIKGVISFIDPNNDRIRVSVKRLERQEERDAMEQLNLEQDDSMTLGDAFGDKFKK from the coding sequence ATGAAGTTCGAAGATATCGAAATAGAAGATGTAGATTTTGAGGCGATGCTCGAGGAATCGTTTAAGAAGTCAGAGTCAAAAAGTGATTTAGTTACAGGTACAGTTGTTAAGATAGATGAAAAAGATAATATATCAGTCGTCGACATTGGTGGTGGCAGAGATGCAACACTTTCACTTGATGAACTAAGAGATGAAGAGGGTAACCTTGCGTTTAACGTGGGTGATACAATCGATGTTGTGAATTTGGGAAGAGGTCGTATCTCTCATAAAGCGGCATTAAGCAGAGCAGCACTCAATGAATTTATCGCTGAGTATGATGAAGACCAAGAGTATATCATCGAAGGTGTAATAACAAAGACAAACAAAGGTGGTTATGTTGTTGACTGTGATGGTCTAGAATTCTTCATGCCACGTACACTCTCTTACCTCTCTTCAAAAGTGGATCCAACAGGTAAAAAAGTAAAAGCGGTTATCGTTAAAGTAGATAAAGACAAAGGTTCAGTCGTTGTTTCTAGAAAAGAGCTTATTGAACGTGACAAAGCAAAAACAGATGAGATCGTTGCGGAACTTCTTGAGAAAAAAGAGCCGGTAGTAGGTACGATCAAGAAAATCACTTCTTACGGTATGTTTGTAGATGTTGGTGGTATTGACGGTCTTGTTCACTATTCACAGATCTCTCATAAAGGTCCAGTGAACCCATCTAAATATTTCTCTGAAGGTGATCAAGTGAATGTGATCGCTTTAGATTATGACAAAAAGAAAAGACATCTTTCACTTTCAATTAAAGATGCAAATCCTGATCCTTGGGCTGATATTGATTCTATTATCGGTGTGGGTGATACTGTAACTGCTACAGTTTCTAACATTGAACCTTATGGTGTATTTGTTGATCTTGGTGAAGATCTTGAAGCATTCCTTCATGTATCTGAGATCTCTTGGGATAAAAATGTTAAACATCCGAAAGATTACCTTGAACTTAATTCAGAGATCAATGTTGAAGTGATCGAGATCGATAAAGAGGGTAGAAGATTAAGAGTGAGCCTTAAAAATCTTCTTCCAAAACCAATGGATGCATTTACGGCTGAAAACAAAGTAGGTGACGTAGTGACTGGTACTGTAACATCGATCACTGATTTTGGTGCATTTGTAAAAGTGGGTACAGTAGAAGGTCTTCTTCACAATCAAGAGATCTCTTGGGATAAGTCAAAGAATGCAAAATCAGAACTTAAAGTCGGTGACGAAGTTGAAGTGAAGATCATTAAAATTGACAGAGATGCAGGTAAGATCTCATTGAGTAAAAAAGCGCTGGAAGATTCACCGGTAAAAGCATTTGCTCAAACACATAAAAACGGATCTATCGTAACAGGAACTGTAAAAGATAAAAAAGATTTCGGTGTGTTCATTTCACTTGAAGACAACATTGATGCACTTATTAGAACAGAAGATCTTCATCCGCTTAAATTTGACGAGATCGAAAAAGGTCAGGAGATCAAAGGTGTGATCAGCTTTATCGATCCTAATAATGATAGAATCAGAGTATCTGTAAAAAGACTTGAGCGCCAAGAAGAGAGAGATGCAATGGAGCAGCTTAATCTAGAACAAGATGATAGCATGACTCTTGGTGATGCATTTGGCGATAAATTTAAAAAATAA
- the serA gene encoding phosphoglycerate dehydrogenase, whose amino-acid sequence MSKKTIVVCDHIHQDGLDILANDSEIEFINAADEPKDKLLAEFIPLADVAITRSSTDVDDAFLAQAKKVTAVVRAGVGVDNVDIPGSSKQGIVVMNVPTANTIAAVELTMTHMLSCVRQFPYAHNNLKLDRVWRRQDWYGTELKDKKLGIIGFGNIGSRVGKRAKAFEMDIVAYDPYIDSSKATDLDIGYTKNFEDILACDIITIHTPKNSETIGMIGKDEIAKMKDGVVLINCARGGLYDEDALLEGLTSGKIAMAGIDVFNKEPATDHPLLDLDNVTVTPHLGANTKESQKNIAIQAAENAIAAAKGISYPNALNLPIKEHELPDFVRPYLELIQKIGHLSAQITKSAVKSIKVSAAGPVAEHLESMGTFATVGVLTESLGDQINYVNAEFVAEERDIEITKEVKPNNSGFTNKVGVKLTTAAGTISIAGTVFDDTEQRIIEIDDYILDVDPKGTMIFFRNTDTPGVIGDVGRIMAENGLNISDFRLGRDSKKQALAVVRVDGQVKKELLEQLASLEACISVAHATL is encoded by the coding sequence ATGTCAAAAAAGACGATTGTTGTTTGTGACCATATCCACCAGGATGGATTGGATATTCTTGCTAACGATAGTGAAATAGAATTTATAAATGCAGCAGATGAGCCTAAAGATAAGCTTCTTGCTGAGTTTATCCCTTTGGCAGATGTTGCTATCACGCGTTCTTCTACAGATGTAGATGATGCATTTTTGGCACAAGCTAAAAAAGTGACAGCAGTTGTACGTGCAGGTGTTGGTGTGGATAATGTAGATATCCCTGGATCTAGTAAACAGGGTATTGTTGTAATGAACGTACCTACGGCAAATACTATCGCAGCAGTTGAACTTACAATGACACATATGCTTTCATGTGTAAGACAATTTCCGTATGCACATAACAATCTTAAGCTCGATCGCGTATGGAGAAGACAAGATTGGTATGGTACGGAATTGAAAGATAAAAAACTGGGTATCATCGGTTTTGGAAATATCGGTTCACGTGTAGGGAAAAGAGCGAAAGCATTTGAAATGGATATCGTCGCATATGATCCATACATTGACTCAAGCAAAGCAACAGATCTTGATATCGGATACACAAAGAACTTTGAAGATATTTTGGCATGTGACATTATTACAATCCATACACCTAAAAACTCTGAAACGATCGGTATGATAGGTAAAGATGAAATAGCGAAGATGAAAGACGGTGTGGTGCTTATCAACTGTGCAAGAGGTGGTCTTTATGACGAGGATGCACTTTTAGAGGGGCTTACTTCCGGTAAGATCGCTATGGCAGGTATCGATGTGTTTAACAAAGAACCTGCAACCGATCATCCACTTCTTGATCTTGATAATGTGACTGTAACACCTCACCTTGGTGCGAACACAAAAGAATCACAAAAAAATATTGCGATCCAGGCAGCTGAAAATGCGATCGCAGCTGCAAAAGGTATCTCATATCCGAATGCACTCAATCTGCCGATCAAAGAACATGAACTGCCTGATTTTGTAAGACCATACCTTGAACTGATACAAAAGATAGGTCACCTTTCTGCACAGATCACAAAAAGTGCTGTGAAGTCTATCAAGGTAAGTGCGGCGGGTCCTGTGGCTGAACATTTGGAATCTATGGGAACATTTGCAACGGTAGGTGTGCTTACAGAGTCTTTAGGTGATCAGATCAATTATGTCAATGCCGAATTCGTTGCAGAAGAACGCGATATAGAGATCACAAAAGAAGTGAAGCCGAATAACAGCGGATTTACCAATAAAGTCGGTGTCAAGTTGACAACGGCTGCAGGGACCATATCTATCGCAGGTACGGTGTTTGATGATACGGAACAACGTATTATCGAGATCGATGATTATATCCTGGATGTTGATCCAAAAGGTACCATGATCTTCTTTAGAAATACAGATACTCCGGGTGTGATCGGTGATGTAGGTAGGATCATGGCAGAGAATGGTCTGAACATATCTGACTTTAGACTGGGGCGTGACAGCAAGAAACAAGCACTGGCTGTTGTACGTGTGGACGGTCAAGTCAAGAAAGAACTTCTCGAACAACTTGCTTCATTGGAAGCATGTATCAGTGTTGCTCACGCAACACTTTAA
- a CDS encoding TolC family protein: MKKYLIFLFAWPLFAGLENLDIDQAISMLKNRNLELKISHFNEQMKAYETAAAKGNHYGKLDLTVSGMRSNDAGNVFGFKLQSREATFGDFGAQEFFENYNSGADPFTPPPKALNYPEARNHYQSKISYMLPLYTGGKLSEYGRITDAMHRMSQWDTQKLINEKIFQTKKAFYDISLVENYIVNLSKIIKNISRLETIVKSMGEEGYAQAVDLLEVQARKAEAESMYNQAKLNKDLAYQFLSFLLNTEVSSIKKVNDMAPIPEVDRLEVEKHNIDIQKALLGLHISEMAVNVEKSNYLPTVGAFGEYGSADDEMWNEFRDKDAYTVGIQLKWNIFNGGIDAANLEKAKVNHLKVQNEVSLAKSGIALKVKKLETEILSRNADVKSYQKQLRFAEKVYENYRSRYQEGIVSISDVLMKQSKELEVLLRLLTLKNERNTKIFELHSILNRGGDV; encoded by the coding sequence ATGAAAAAATATCTCATTTTTCTTTTTGCATGGCCCTTATTTGCCGGCTTGGAAAATCTGGACATTGATCAGGCTATTTCTATGCTGAAAAACAGAAACCTGGAATTAAAAATTTCCCATTTCAATGAACAGATGAAAGCGTATGAAACTGCTGCTGCCAAAGGAAATCATTACGGGAAATTGGATCTAACAGTTTCGGGGATGCGTTCGAATGATGCGGGGAATGTATTTGGATTTAAATTACAAAGCAGAGAAGCGACTTTTGGTGATTTTGGTGCACAAGAGTTCTTTGAAAATTATAATTCCGGTGCAGACCCGTTCACACCGCCACCGAAAGCATTAAATTACCCGGAAGCAAGAAATCACTATCAGTCAAAGATCTCCTATATGCTGCCACTCTATACAGGTGGAAAACTTTCAGAGTACGGACGTATCACGGATGCTATGCATCGTATGAGCCAATGGGATACACAAAAACTCATTAATGAAAAGATATTTCAGACCAAAAAAGCATTCTATGATATCTCGTTGGTAGAGAACTATATTGTCAATCTTTCCAAGATCATAAAAAACATCAGTCGTTTGGAAACGATCGTCAAAAGTATGGGCGAAGAGGGGTATGCACAAGCTGTTGATCTGCTTGAAGTTCAGGCCCGCAAGGCAGAAGCAGAGAGTATGTACAACCAAGCCAAACTCAATAAAGACCTGGCTTACCAATTCCTTTCATTTTTATTGAACACAGAAGTCAGCTCTATCAAAAAGGTCAACGATATGGCACCGATACCTGAGGTTGACAGGTTAGAAGTGGAAAAACATAATATAGATATTCAAAAAGCACTCTTGGGATTGCATATCAGTGAAATGGCAGTAAACGTCGAAAAATCGAACTATTTGCCTACGGTTGGTGCCTTTGGGGAGTATGGCAGTGCAGATGATGAAATGTGGAATGAATTTAGGGACAAAGACGCTTATACCGTCGGGATCCAGTTGAAGTGGAATATATTCAATGGCGGTATAGATGCAGCAAATCTTGAAAAAGCAAAAGTGAATCATCTTAAAGTGCAAAATGAAGTTTCACTGGCAAAATCCGGAATTGCGCTGAAAGTAAAAAAGCTTGAAACGGAGATATTGAGTAGAAATGCAGATGTAAAGAGTTACCAGAAACAGTTACGTTTTGCAGAAAAAGTCTATGAAAATTACCGTTCAAGATATCAAGAGGGTATCGTTTCTATTTCAGATGTACTCATGAAGCAATCCAAAGAGCTGGAAGTCTTACTTAGGCTGCTTACCCTAAAGAATGAACGTAATACAAAGATATTTGAACTTCATAGCATTTTAAATAGAGGAGGAGATGTATGA
- a CDS encoding efflux RND transporter periplasmic adaptor subunit, translated as MNYFMRLIVLALMVTSVHAIEIELSGSVISDNQKILTSRYMGYVKHMAVSEGDIVKKGQLLYEIDSKEIESAERQVELAISQARLSLQMNENQYNNVLTNLARHERLYEKKMVSKYEFEMLQLSAKNLKDMVSIAEQQVKQALAKKDEVLNQYNYLKIHAPNDGVIVDKRLNEGEMAIPGMPAVTLTDLSKLSIVAELSETQLKYINLGKKVDIEIPSIGFSTVGEISSIIPSSNPMTHKFKIKMKFDREESSSVYPGMYAKIMIK; from the coding sequence ATGAATTACTTTATGAGGCTAATCGTTTTGGCATTGATGGTCACGTCTGTGCATGCTATAGAGATCGAATTAAGCGGTTCTGTTATTTCTGATAACCAAAAGATACTGACCAGCCGTTATATGGGGTATGTGAAACATATGGCCGTATCCGAAGGTGACATTGTAAAGAAAGGACAACTGCTGTATGAGATTGATTCAAAAGAGATAGAGTCCGCAGAGAGACAGGTGGAACTTGCTATCTCCCAAGCAAGACTCTCTCTACAGATGAATGAAAACCAATACAATAATGTGCTGACCAATCTTGCAAGGCATGAAAGACTCTATGAGAAGAAAATGGTTTCCAAGTATGAGTTTGAAATGCTGCAACTATCTGCCAAAAATCTTAAAGACATGGTTTCCATTGCCGAACAACAGGTGAAACAGGCATTGGCAAAAAAAGATGAAGTCTTGAATCAGTACAATTATTTGAAGATACATGCGCCCAATGACGGCGTCATTGTCGATAAGCGTCTCAATGAAGGTGAAATGGCCATTCCCGGTATGCCTGCAGTCACGTTAACAGACCTGAGCAAGTTGAGCATTGTGGCAGAACTGAGCGAAACACAGTTAAAATATATCAATTTAGGTAAAAAGGTTGACATAGAGATACCCTCTATCGGTTTTAGCACGGTAGGTGAAATAAGCTCGATCATCCCTAGTTCAAACCCTATGACCCATAAATTTAAGATCAAAATGAAATTTGATCGTGAGGAGAGCTCTTCTGTTTATCCTGGTATGTATGCCAAAATCATGATCAAGTAG
- a CDS encoding efflux RND transporter permease subunit — protein MEQTQAYQIVNIAGRLAKGFLRNPLTIVLGAMLLLIGYIALTTMPREEDPQIAISGGAVIVAMPGATPQEVENIIVNPLERKLREIHGIEHIYGMAMENVGIVNVMYYIGEDREDSNLKLYDKVMQNMDLMPKGVMQPSVKPFDIDIDIPIVTVAFYPKTKSTIDEVELFKVVRKVQQKINAVDNVAKTLLKGERKAQYNIEVDMGKLSAYHLSLGQIMKAVQSLAVSVPDVKGRTKENHLVVFGVKNAIESVDDVGNVIVAQYMGSPIYLKDVAEVSEGVDRQNFQTAKILLREDITHEQSENRVSSKGKAGLSEEKNQITLTVAKLAGTNAVFVAEDVLDILKGYESEFEKLGIGYLITRNYGVRANEAVNELMHHLIITIVIIALMLVFALGWRESIIVTFTVPAILAVTLFTAWMTGQTMNRITLFALLLSLGLLVDAAIIVIENIHRHLHSHGVESKEMDALLVEATDEIGAPTNIATLAIILTMVPMAFVGGMMGSFMKPIPYNVPVALIASLFVAYIFTPYLSLKLLKKPEHGKHHIRDDDEGSKE, from the coding sequence ATGGAACAGACACAAGCGTATCAAATAGTCAATATAGCAGGAAGACTTGCAAAAGGTTTTTTACGTAATCCCTTAACGATCGTTCTGGGTGCCATGTTACTTCTTATCGGATATATAGCACTTACTACAATGCCCAGAGAAGAGGATCCGCAAATTGCTATATCTGGAGGAGCTGTGATTGTTGCAATGCCGGGTGCTACACCTCAAGAGGTAGAGAATATCATCGTAAATCCCTTAGAGCGTAAACTGCGTGAAATACATGGGATTGAACATATCTATGGCATGGCCATGGAGAATGTAGGTATTGTGAATGTCATGTACTATATTGGTGAGGACAGGGAAGATTCCAATTTAAAGCTCTATGATAAAGTAATGCAAAATATGGACCTGATGCCTAAGGGTGTCATGCAGCCCAGTGTCAAACCTTTTGATATTGATATCGATATCCCGATCGTTACGGTGGCATTCTATCCGAAAACAAAAAGTACTATAGACGAAGTCGAACTCTTTAAAGTGGTCAGAAAGGTCCAGCAAAAGATCAATGCTGTCGACAATGTGGCCAAAACACTGCTCAAAGGTGAGAGAAAAGCACAATATAATATCGAGGTTGATATGGGAAAACTCTCAGCCTATCACCTCTCTTTGGGACAGATCATGAAAGCAGTACAATCTTTGGCTGTCTCTGTGCCTGATGTAAAGGGTAGAACCAAAGAGAACCACCTAGTGGTCTTTGGTGTCAAAAATGCCATTGAGAGTGTCGACGATGTGGGGAATGTGATCGTAGCACAGTATATGGGATCACCTATATACCTCAAAGATGTTGCGGAAGTAAGCGAGGGCGTTGATAGACAAAACTTTCAAACAGCAAAGATATTATTAAGAGAGGATATCACTCATGAACAGAGTGAAAACCGCGTTTCATCAAAGGGGAAAGCAGGTTTGAGCGAAGAGAAAAATCAAATCACACTCACCGTGGCAAAACTTGCCGGGACCAACGCAGTGTTCGTTGCTGAAGATGTACTTGATATTCTCAAAGGATATGAATCTGAATTTGAAAAGTTGGGTATCGGGTATCTGATCACAAGAAACTATGGTGTACGTGCAAATGAGGCGGTCAATGAACTGATGCATCACTTGATCATTACTATCGTGATCATTGCTCTAATGCTGGTCTTTGCTTTAGGTTGGAGAGAGTCGATCATTGTGACATTTACGGTACCTGCCATTTTGGCCGTGACACTCTTTACTGCATGGATGACAGGTCAAACCATGAACAGGATCACACTCTTCGCACTCTTATTATCACTGGGATTGCTTGTAGATGCTGCCATTATCGTGATCGAAAATATCCACAGACATCTACACAGCCACGGGGTTGAAAGCAAAGAGATGGATGCATTGCTGGTTGAAGCAACGGATGAGATCGGTGCACCGACAAATATAGCAACACTGGCGATCATCTTAACTATGGTCCCTATGGCATTTGTCGGTGGAATGATGGGATCCTTTATGAAACCTATCCCCTACAATGTACCGGTGGCATTGATCGCGTCTCTGTTCGTAGCCTATATCTTTACGCCTTATTTGAGTTTAAAGCTATTGAAAAAACCGGAGCACGGAAAGCATCATATAAGAGATGATGATGAAGGATCGAAAGAATGA
- a CDS encoding efflux RND transporter permease subunit: MKKLESFIYDILDNRSKKKLVIVLTAAAFFLALLMFPTKLVLAKMLPGKSDNTFSVYIDTPTGSSIQQTKAVSDCVIDFIKQEDEVMNIELFLGQGIPLDYAGLVKGASMKRTENVSEIAVNLTDKHNRKEPSFLMVQRLRPKIQAGCSSLTKGTNIKFIEQPSGPPTMASIVVEVHGDDLQKIRDLAADVADVLSKTEGLVDIDLMADERYEKYELIPDKDKVARSGLGVDQVNNIIYLAFEGMVIAHKNSQNSPDQIPIFLVLDNSSKKLPVSNEDALQSKLSSLNLMNKQGMMVPLSEVVTIRKVMSNPMIMHKNLSRMVNVIAETDMVSQVYPLMEARSMMLEKFEKEYLITTAGLSTHMFDFTLEDKKTHEKFLISWDGEMKVTLDTFRDLGAAFIAALILIFLLLVIYYKSFAISGMVLLGSFLSLIGVIVGHWVANWFTAETFFLTATSLIGFIALIGISSRNSLLLIDFAKSLMEMEGIKKRRAIAIAAATRAKPIALTAVAIILGSALLAGDPVFGGLGVSLISGTVAAVFVSLLFIPVLMDNAKAMDFEPVEYSEEHRNISITK, from the coding sequence ATGAAAAAACTTGAAAGTTTTATTTATGATATTTTGGACAACAGGTCAAAGAAAAAACTGGTGATCGTTTTAACTGCAGCAGCATTTTTCCTGGCGCTTTTAATGTTCCCAACCAAATTGGTACTGGCAAAAATGTTACCGGGGAAAAGTGATAATACATTCTCTGTCTATATAGACACACCTACAGGTTCATCGATACAACAGACAAAAGCTGTAAGTGACTGTGTGATCGATTTTATCAAACAAGAAGATGAAGTGATGAATATAGAGCTTTTCCTGGGACAGGGTATTCCGCTTGATTATGCAGGTCTGGTCAAAGGTGCAAGTATGAAACGAACTGAAAATGTTTCAGAAATAGCGGTGAACCTTACGGACAAGCACAATCGTAAAGAACCCTCATTTCTTATGGTGCAACGCTTAAGACCTAAGATCCAGGCAGGATGTTCCTCTTTAACCAAAGGTACGAACATTAAATTTATAGAGCAGCCGTCCGGACCTCCGACTATGGCATCCATCGTGGTTGAAGTGCATGGTGATGATCTGCAAAAAATAAGAGATCTCGCTGCGGATGTTGCAGATGTCCTATCAAAAACAGAAGGGCTGGTCGATATTGACCTGATGGCAGATGAGCGATATGAAAAATATGAACTCATACCTGATAAAGATAAAGTTGCAAGAAGCGGGTTGGGTGTGGACCAGGTGAACAATATCATCTATCTTGCTTTTGAGGGGATGGTCATTGCACACAAGAATTCTCAAAATTCACCCGACCAGATACCTATATTTTTGGTATTGGACAATAGCAGTAAAAAATTACCTGTCTCAAATGAAGACGCCTTGCAAAGTAAACTCTCTTCATTGAACTTAATGAATAAGCAGGGGATGATGGTCCCACTGAGTGAAGTGGTTACGATTCGTAAAGTGATGTCAAATCCTATGATCATGCATAAAAATCTTTCCCGTATGGTCAATGTGATCGCTGAAACTGATATGGTTTCACAGGTCTATCCTCTTATGGAGGCTCGCAGTATGATGCTTGAAAAGTTTGAAAAAGAGTATTTGATCACTACCGCAGGATTATCAACCCATATGTTTGATTTTACTTTGGAAGATAAAAAAACACATGAAAAATTCCTCATCTCCTGGGATGGTGAAATGAAAGTGACCCTCGATACTTTCAGGGATCTAGGTGCTGCATTTATCGCTGCTTTGATATTGATCTTCTTGTTACTGGTCATTTACTATAAGAGTTTTGCCATCAGCGGTATGGTCCTGTTGGGTTCATTCCTCTCTCTTATAGGGGTGATCGTAGGGCACTGGGTGGCAAACTGGTTCACTGCTGAGACCTTTTTTCTGACAGCGACCTCCCTGATCGGGTTTATCGCCTTGATAGGGATAAGTTCGAGAAATTCACTGCTTCTTATAGATTTTGCGAAGTCTTTGATGGAGATGGAGGGTATTAAAAAACGTAGAGCGATCGCGATTGCAGCAGCGACCAGGGCAAAACCCATTGCTTTGACCGCGGTTGCTATTATTTTGGGTTCTGCACTGCTTGCAGGGGATCCGGTCTTTGGTGGGCTTGGTGTTTCGCTTATTTCAGGTACGGTTGCAGCGGTATTTGTTTCACTTCTTTTTATTCCCGTACTGATGGATAATGCAAAAGCGATGGATTTTGAACCAGTGGAGTATTCTGAAGAACATCGTAATATTTCTATTACCAAGTGA